The sequence TGATATAGCTGGAGAGGATGGTGATGATGCTGAAACAAATGGAAAAGTTGGTCACATTAGAGTTAGAAGTGAATTTGATTTGGCTTCAAGAAAGCATGGTAAAGATGAACCTGGTGCtaaattgaagaagaaagcAAGAGTAATTGTTGAGGTGAGGGTTACAGTAAGCATGGTTTGCCGTGGAAATTCCATTTCTCGCATGATTTCCACATTTTTCTTCGAATTCTAATTATCTCAAATTTGTCTCCTTATTATcatgatttatatatatatttttttctcggTTAGGTTGAGCATGAAGATGCTTCTGAAAGGCAAAAGGCAGTTCATTGAGTGCTAAAATTCTGGTTCATCTTGTGAGACGACCCTTTTTACTGTAGATTATGGTGAAAAGTGTACTTGGCAAAAAGAAGCTCCTCAACGCCATGCAAAATTTTGAATGCTAATTGACATGCTTAACCTTCTGCCCCCCTCACTTTGTTCTGCTTTCACAGCTGTCCCCTGGAAGACATGATCCAGAATTTGGTTTCTGGAGCTTCActtctatttttcttcaatGACAGAGATTTACCAGTACAGAAACCGCCCGTGTAAGGGCTTCAACATTTAATTGATTCCCAATAGAATTTTGAACTACATTTACTAGAGTTTTATTTGTCCTGAGACATGGCTAGATCTTGATGAACATGTTCAGAGTAATATAGTCTTTTATAGtggctttatttatttactaaaagaGTCACAGTGACCATAACAATTCTTCATAGTTCTGTGTTCTTTTTTTGCCCTTGTATTCCTAGGGAGTATTACAATTATGCAATGAGAGGAACAAAATGGTGTTGGTGCTGACATTATTTATGCTGGTTATGTATTCCGGACTTGGTTTGGCTTGTGTCAGGAATGCAGAGATAATAGTCATGTGTAGCCTTCGTTTAGTATTTTGGTTGTGATACAATCATCATTTCGTATGCTTATATATGTGATCATATGATTTCAAAGTAAAAGTATCATAATGACTAGGGGTGAGcaaaattgtaaaaagaaaagcaaaccATTTGATAATTCAGTCAGTTCgatttagtttatatttttagaaaaatttggtttattcggtttgtatatttttgaatagtttaaagaaaaaagagaaaaactgAAACTAAACAAAAATTCCAAATAGAATAGTTtgaatatgaatatgaggTCCATATTAGGTGTTACCAAAGCTGTAGACGACTTTGTAAGCCAAAAGTCGTCCCAAATGGATTAATCAAGGAATCTTCATGGTGACCTGAAACTAAATTATACGTGAAACGTGTTGACCGCAGAAATCCATTCATAAGAGAAAAAACAAGAGGAATGCTTCATCTCTGAGAGAGATATTGTGTTCAAAGAAGATCAGAGATTTAAACTTTTGATCCTATAACAAGAGTAGAGATAATAAAGATGGCTGAGTTTGCAGTAGGAATTGTTGTGGAAAAACTAACAAACATACTTGCACAAGAAGCAGGTCACCTAGACGGGGTGAGCGAGAAGGTTCAGCAACTGAGAAACGAATTGAAGTGGATGCAAAGCTTCTTGAAGGATGCAGATGCGAAGCAAGGAAGTAATGAATTGGTACGGAACTGGGTTTCTGAAATTAGAGATGTTGCCTATGATGCAGAGGAAGTAATCGACGCATACATCTCTAAAGCAGCATCTCATCGTAAACGAGACTTGATCACCAAACCAATAGACCTGTACAAGGTTGGAAGGAAGATTGCGAGTATCCGATCAAGGATCCAGGAAATATCTAGCAGGCGAGAAACTTATGGTGTGGTAAGCATTAACAGCGAGGGAGGAGAGGGGAATGCCGCGAACGAGAGGCTGAAATGGTGGAGACAACCGTCACCTCTTATCGAGGAAGATGATGTTATTGAGCTCGTAGAAGATACAAAAGTTTTGGTTGAAAAGCTAACTAGTTTGGAATACAGGCGGAGTGTAGTTTCCATTGTAGGAATGGGCGGTTTGGGGAAAACAACCTTGGCGAAGAAACTATACACTCACAACGATGTCAAGTATCATTTTGATTGTAAAGCTTGGGTTTACGTCTCAAAAGATTATAGGAGAAGGGAGATTCTGCAAGGAATTATCATGGATGCAAATGCGCTCAACAAGGAGGAGATGGAAAATATGGAAAAGCTGAAAGAGGAAGAGTTGTTGAAGATACTGTCTGAATTCCTGGAAGAAAGGAGATATCTAGTGGTTCTTGATGACATATGGAGCATGGAGGCTTGGGACGGCGTAAAAACTGCGTTTCCCCATGGAAAGAATGGAAGCAAGATATTGCTCACCACCAGAAACAAGGAGGTGGCTTTACATGCAGGACCAGGATGCGAACCCCACGAGCCGCGGATCCTGACAGAAGAAGAAAGTTTAGAGTTGCTCCGAAGAAAGGCATTTCCTGGAAGGAATCGTTTGCCCTCGGAGTTGGAGAAACTTGGACGGGACATTGTAGTAAAATGTGGTGGTCTGCCTCTGGCAGTGGTAGTGCTTGGAGGTTTATTGTCTAGACAAAACAACTCACCAGAGGAATGGCGGCGAGTGCTTCATAACATCAGTTGGCACTTAATTAGAGGAGAAGATCGAACTGCTGCAGTTTTAGCACTAAGCTACAATGATTTGCCTCTGCACCTAAAGTCCTGCTTTCTCTACCTGGGACTTTTCCCAGAAGATGTTTCAATtcagagagaaaaattaatcCACCTGTGGGTTGCAGAAGGCTTTTTACCATTAGAAGGGGAAGAAACAGCAGAAAGTGTTGCTGAGAAATGCTTGTATGAGTTGATCCAGAGATGCATGATTCAAGTGGGCCGAATTAGCTCTCTTGGGAGGGTGAAAACACTCCGCATCCATGATCTTCTCAGAGACCTCTCTATTTCAAATGGGAGAGAAGAAAATTTCCTAGAGATTCATCATAGGAACAAGGTACACACATCTACATCTCAATTCAGTAAATCTCGAAGGCATGCTATACATTCTTGTTATGATCAGTATGCTTTCTTGAAATATTCTGCCTCTCACTCACGCTCTCTTCTGCTCTTCAATGAAGAGCATAATGTGAAAATTGTTaccaatcaaataaaaattacattccTAGGACATGATTACACTTTGAAATTTACAGTAGAGAAGAAATTGGATTTTTACAAGAACTTTAAGCAACTAAGGGTTCTAGTTCTGGATGGCGTGCGTAATTCTAGCCTACCAAGTACCATAGGTTACCTTGTACAACTAAGGTATTTAGGATTGAAGAAGACAAATTTAGAAGAACTTCCAGTATCCATTGGGAACTTACTGCATCTGCAAACATTGGATTTGAGGTACAGTTGCTTTCTTGAGAGGATACCCAATGTGATATGGAAGATGGTGTACTTAAGACATTTACTCCTCTATACTCCATTTGATTCTCCAGATAGTGGGCATCTGAGAATGGATACCTTAACTAATCTACAGACTCTACCATATATAGAGGCTGGAAGCTGGATAGAAGAAGGTGGGCTATCCAACATGATTAATCTTCGACAACTGGGGATTGGCGAATTATCTGGAGAAAAGGTGAGGTTGGTCATCTCATCGATAGGAAGATTGCACCACCTACAGTCGTTGTCTCTAATGCTTCAATCCCAAAATGAAGCATTTCCTATGTGGATGCAGTTTTCTCAGTATGATCATCTCCTCAAATTGTGTTTCTACGGAAGGATGGAGACGTTACCCAACCCACGCCAGTTCCCACCTAACCTCTTGAAACTAACCTTGTATTACTCACACCTTCAGAAAGATTCAATTGCTCTGCTGGAGAGGTTGCCAAACCTGAGAATGCTTGTTTTGGGTAAACGATCATACACTTGCAGGGAACTTACTTTCACTACAGAAGGCTTTCCTCGCTTGGAAACTTTGAGACTTAACTTTCTGGAAGAATTGGAGGAGTGGATAGTGGAAGAACGCTCAATGCCAAGACTCAAGCATTTAGTGATAAGTAGCTGTCAAAAACTAGAAAGAATTCCTCAAGGATTGAAGCTTGTGACCACCCTCAAAGAACTAAAGATATTAGGAATGCCATTATTGTTCGAGTACAGGCTTCGAAATGAAGACCTGCTGGAATTCAAACAAGCACCGGTAATCAAATCAACCACTGATATATTAGGAAATGGTaagctaaattttataatgacCACTTCATTTTTCTCATTGAGCCTCCTCATTTAGGCTGGATTCCTTTGGAGGGTGACAGAGAAAAAGCATGACTAAAATATTGCAGTTGTAAAAGGGTCCTGACATTCTATATTTGTTATGTGTTTCAGGGGCTTCAGCTGCCAGTACAATGTTTGGCATGGAAGACACTTCATCTTACTGAAGGTTTTGTAAACAATGCCAGACAAATTCTGTTCGAAGGTTGTTCCTTTTGTTCCTCTCGGTGCATAGACATCCTAAAGATGGAGGCCCAAAAATGTAAGTGAGATTTACCTAAACAAGACTGCGTTTAGTTGATCACATTCTCATATGCAACTCAAGTGTTGTGTGGTAGGGTAGAGAGTACCTGACATGACTGATACAGGAACTTGTTAATCTAAAAGAGATTGGCTCTACCTGGCAGATATATTCCTGCCAAGTTATCGGAGAGGCCCTTGGAATTAAGGTGGAAAATgatagaaattcttttatctCATACACTGATTTCTCCAAGTCTAATGCTTAACCAAGCCTCAGTTTTCTGTGGGGAGCACACATTATAAAGATGAAAAAGAACATAACATATTTCAAGTAAGGAGTTTCATtcacatattattatatttttcatgcCATGAGGGCCTCGAAACTCGAGA comes from Ricinus communis isolate WT05 ecotype wild-type chromosome 5, ASM1957865v1, whole genome shotgun sequence and encodes:
- the LOC8261076 gene encoding putative disease resistance protein At1g50180, with protein sequence MAEFAVGIVVEKLTNILAQEAGHLDGVSEKVQQLRNELKWMQSFLKDADAKQGSNELVRNWVSEIRDVAYDAEEVIDAYISKAASHRKRDLITKPIDLYKVGRKIASIRSRIQEISSRRETYGVVSINSEGGEGNAANERLKWWRQPSPLIEEDDVIELVEDTKVLVEKLTSLEYRRSVVSIVGMGGLGKTTLAKKLYTHNDVKYHFDCKAWVYVSKDYRRREILQGIIMDANALNKEEMENMEKLKEEELLKILSEFLEERRYLVVLDDIWSMEAWDGVKTAFPHGKNGSKILLTTRNKEVALHAGPGCEPHEPRILTEEESLELLRRKAFPGRNRLPSELEKLGRDIVVKCGGLPLAVVVLGGLLSRQNNSPEEWRRVLHNISWHLIRGEDRTAAVLALSYNDLPLHLKSCFLYLGLFPEDVSIQREKLIHLWVAEGFLPLEGEETAESVAEKCLYELIQRCMIQVGRISSLGRVKTLRIHDLLRDLSISNGREENFLEIHHRNKVHTSTSQFSKSRRHAIHSCYDQYAFLKYSASHSRSLLLFNEEHNVKIVTNQIKITFLGHDYTLKFTVEKKLDFYKNFKQLRVLVLDGVRNSSLPSTIGYLVQLRYLGLKKTNLEELPVSIGNLLHLQTLDLRYSCFLERIPNVIWKMVYLRHLLLYTPFDSPDSGHLRMDTLTNLQTLPYIEAGSWIEEGGLSNMINLRQLGIGELSGEKVRLVISSIGRLHHLQSLSLMLQSQNEAFPMWMQFSQYDHLLKLCFYGRMETLPNPRQFPPNLLKLTLYYSHLQKDSIALLERLPNLRMLVLGKRSYTCRELTFTTEGFPRLETLRLNFLEELEEWIVEERSMPRLKHLVISSCQKLERIPQGLKLVTTLKELKILGMPLLFEYRLRNEDLLEFKQAPVIKSTTDILGNGASAASTMFGMEDTSSY